From Camarhynchus parvulus chromosome 22, STF_HiC, whole genome shotgun sequence, a single genomic window includes:
- the LOC115912597 gene encoding protein phosphatase 1 regulatory subunit 3C-B-like yields the protein MPVDLAVRLCLSHSPPIRKLLNSYEELRGNRGRKPLRSCLNQKLSAEPEPERRDKSSKGQKKKQVVFADMKGLSLTAVRFFSKIEEDLCDLQHALSDLAGFRPRKSPLWEAGRYVLDFPQPSANYVAFRNNLHSNLVCLESCVIQGRALSGTVKVRNIEYEKKVMVRITCDGWKSFRDIPCQYMHSTYGSADTDIFTFELTLPKPSISHRGAEFCISFQCGQKTHWDNNHGKNYKICQVGMIRPASCAVKSASRAWEHLGTSGAAALVLSHLQTWRHSETQAPYW from the coding sequence ATGCCCGTGGACCTGGCCGTGCGGCTCTGCCTGAGCCATTCGCCCCCCATCCGCAAACTGCTGAACTCCTACGAGGAGCTGCGGGGCAACCGAGGCCGCAAACCCCTCCGATCCTGTCTCAACCAGAAGCTGAGCGCAGAACCTGAGCCGGAGCGGCGAGACAAGAGCTCCAAGGGCCAGAAGAAGAAGCAGGTTGTGTTTGCTGATATGAAGGGGCTCTCACTGACAGCTGTCCGCTTCTTCTCAAAGATTGAGGAGGACCTCTGTGATTTGCAGCATGCCCTGTCAGACCTTGCCGGTTTCAGACCTAGGAAGAGCCCCCTGTGGGAAGCGGGCAGGTACGTGCTGGACTTCCCACAGCCGTCTGCAAACTACGTGGCTTTCCGCAACAACCTGCACAGCAACTTGGTGTGCCTGGAGAGCTGTGTGATCCAGGGCCGTGCTCTGTCAGGGACAGTGAAGGTTCGAAACATCGAGTACGAGAAGAAAGTGATGGTCCGCATCACCTGTGATGGCTGGAAGAGCTTCCGGGACATCCCTTGCCAGTACATGCACAGCACGTACGGCTCAGCCGACACGGACATCTTCACTTTTGAGCTTACCCTGCCCAAGCCATCCATTTCCCACAGGGGCGCAGAGTTCTGCATCTCCTTCCAGTGTGGACAAAAGACCCACTGGGACAACAACCATGGGAAGAACTACAAGATCTGCCAGGTGGGCATGATCCGCCCTGCCTCCTGTGCTGTGAAGAgtgccagcagggcctgggagcATCTTGGcacctctggggctgctgctctaGTCCTTTCTCACCTGCAGACCTGGCGGCATTCAGAGACCCAGGCTCCTTATTGGTAG
- the GINS4 gene encoding DNA replication complex GINS protein SLD5 — MRSGAAGRVMAGAMAAAAGGDSDGESEELVLTPAQLIHSLEQAWLNEKFAPELLESKPEIIECVVEQLDHMEANLKRAKKGDLKVSVHHMEIERIRFVLSSYLRCRLVKIEKFFPHILEKEKSRAEGEPSILSPEEFAFAKEYMANTETYLKNVALKHMPPNLQKVSLLKSVPKPNLDSFVFLRVLERQENILVEPETDEQREYTIDLEEGSQHLIRYRTVAPLVASGAVQLI; from the exons ATGCGCAGTGGTGCGGCCGGCCGGGTCATGGCGGGAGCGATGGCGGCCGCGGCCGGCGGGGACTCGGACGGCGAGAGCGAGGAGCTGGTGCTGACCCCGGCGCAGCTGAtccacagcctggagcag GCCTGGCTGAATGAGAAATTTGCTCCGGAGCTGCTGGAGAGTAAACCTGAAATCATCGAGTGCGTTGTGGAGCAGCTGGACCATATG GAAGCCAACCTGAAACGGGCCAAGAAAGGAGACCTGAAGGTCAGTGTTCATCACATGGAGATTGAGAGGATCCGTTTTGTGCTCAGCAGCTACTTGAGGTGTCGGCTGGTGAAG ATAGAGAAGTTCTTCCCCCACatcctggagaaggagaagtCTCGAGCTGAAGGGGAGCCCTCCATTTTATCACCAGAGGAGTTTGCTTTTGCTAAAGA GTATATGGCAAACACAGAGACTTACCTGAAAAATGTGGCCCTGAAACACATGCCACCTAACCTGCAGAAAGTGTCTCTCCTGAAGTCAG TCCCAAAGCCCAACCTGGACTCCTTTGTGTTTCTGAGGGTGCTGGAGCGGCAGGAGAACATCCTGGTGGAGCCAGAGACAGATGAGCAGAG GGAATACACCATCGACCTGGAGGAGGGCTCGCAGCACCTGATCCGCTACAGAACCGTGGCGCCTCTGGTGGCCTCGGGAGCTGTGCAGCTCATCTGA